A stretch of Ectothiorhodospiraceae bacterium BW-2 DNA encodes these proteins:
- a CDS encoding SulP family inorganic anion transporter, translating to MQLINEIRFDNLRGDLFGGVTAAIIALPMALAFGVASGAGPAAGLYGAVLVGLFAALFGSTPTLISEPTGPMTVVMTAVIASLMAANPDNGMAMAFTVVMLAGLFQMLFGVLRLGRYVTMMPYTVVSGFMTGIGIILIILQLGPLLGQAPPPGGVVGSVTSLPELIAAIKPAETLLAVMTFALILFFPNAWRRYLPPQLVALVAGTFIAVWFLSESDIRQIGPIPMGLPQLQLPHFTAAQWQAMVMDGVVLAVLGSIDALLTSVIAENLTRKQCSSDKELIGQGIGNLASGLFGGIPGAGATMGTVVNIQTGAKTALSGVTRALLLLVVVLWAADLTAHIPLAVLAGIAIKVGIDIIDWSFLRRAHRVSTKAAVIMYGVILLTVFVDLITAVVIGVFIANLLTIERMAKIQSRSLEAIQHADGSGSMSQDEQMLMERAQGKILVFVLGGALIFGVAKAISRKRAVLADHQVLVLDFTQVPMLGVSSSLAIEQMILEDRANNKPVYLVGMQQSIHKRLANMGVLQQVGEENILQTRQEALERANRYLDQKQLEDAEVAVAIVAKSGRSDIRLFGGR from the coding sequence TCGGGGTCGCTTCGGGAGCGGGTCCTGCGGCCGGTCTCTATGGGGCGGTGTTGGTGGGACTCTTTGCGGCTCTGTTCGGTAGTACGCCGACGCTCATCTCTGAACCGACTGGGCCGATGACGGTGGTGATGACCGCTGTGATCGCCAGCCTGATGGCGGCTAATCCCGATAATGGCATGGCGATGGCTTTTACGGTGGTGATGTTGGCGGGGCTGTTTCAGATGCTGTTCGGGGTGTTGCGGCTCGGGCGCTATGTCACCATGATGCCCTATACGGTTGTCTCCGGCTTTATGACTGGGATCGGGATTATCTTGATTATTTTACAGTTAGGGCCACTTCTCGGACAGGCACCGCCGCCCGGCGGCGTGGTGGGGAGTGTGACCTCGCTGCCGGAGCTAATAGCGGCCATTAAGCCGGCCGAAACTCTACTGGCTGTGATGACCTTTGCACTGATTCTGTTCTTTCCTAACGCTTGGCGCCGCTATCTGCCACCGCAGCTCGTCGCCTTGGTGGCGGGGACTTTCATTGCGGTCTGGTTCCTTTCTGAGAGCGATATTCGTCAAATTGGCCCGATTCCGATGGGCTTACCGCAGCTACAGCTACCCCACTTTACTGCCGCACAGTGGCAGGCGATGGTGATGGATGGGGTGGTGTTGGCGGTGCTAGGGAGTATCGATGCGCTGTTAACTTCGGTGATTGCTGAAAATTTAACCCGCAAGCAGTGTAGCTCCGATAAGGAGCTCATTGGCCAAGGGATAGGTAATCTCGCCTCTGGCCTCTTCGGTGGGATTCCGGGGGCGGGGGCGACGATGGGCACGGTAGTCAATATTCAGACCGGTGCGAAGACAGCGCTGTCGGGGGTGACTCGGGCGCTACTGCTGCTGGTGGTCGTGTTGTGGGCCGCCGACTTAACCGCTCATATCCCGCTGGCGGTGTTAGCCGGAATTGCGATTAAGGTCGGTATCGATATTATCGACTGGTCGTTTTTGAGGCGAGCTCACCGAGTATCGACTAAAGCGGCGGTTATTATGTATGGGGTGATTCTGTTAACGGTATTTGTTGATCTGATCACGGCGGTAGTGATTGGAGTCTTTATCGCTAATCTGTTGACGATTGAGCGGATGGCGAAGATTCAGAGTCGTTCACTGGAGGCGATTCAACATGCTGATGGTTCAGGCAGCATGAGTCAGGATGAGCAGATGTTAATGGAGCGGGCTCAGGGCAAGATTTTGGTCTTTGTGCTTGGAGGGGCGCTCATCTTTGGCGTGGCCAAGGCGATTTCGAGAAAACGGGCGGTACTGGCCGATCACCAAGTGCTAGTGCTAGACTTCACTCAGGTGCCGATGTTGGGGGTCTCCTCATCCCTAGCGATAGAGCAGATGATCTTGGAAGATAGGGCCAACAATAAGCCGGTCTATCTTGTCGGTATGCAGCAGAGCATTCATAAAAGATTGGCCAATATGGGTGTGTTGCAACAGGTGGGGGAGGAGAATATTCTTCAAACTCGGCAGGAGGCGCTAGAGCGTGCTAATCGTTACCTTGATCAGAAACAGCTTGAGGATGCCGAAGTGGCGGTGGCGATAGTGGCTAAAAGTGGTCGTAGTGATATTCGGCTCTTTGGAGGGCGTTAG
- a CDS encoding BMC domain-containing protein — MISLRTYVYIDALQPQLAAYIATASQGFLPVPGDACLWVEVSPGMAVHRLTDRALKATRVHLAQQVVERAYGSMVIHQRDQSDVIEAGRAILATMGAKQSDRQQCKIAWQETIRGMSPDHTVLINRQDRRGNMILPGQSMFILETEPAGYIVYAANQAEKAADISLIDVRAVGAYGRLILSGREGAIDEAAQAAITAVNNPSGT, encoded by the coding sequence ATGATTAGTTTGCGAACTTATGTCTATATTGATGCGTTGCAGCCGCAGTTAGCGGCCTATATCGCGACTGCCTCGCAGGGGTTTTTACCGGTACCGGGCGATGCCTGCCTCTGGGTTGAGGTCTCCCCGGGGATGGCAGTCCACCGCCTAACCGACAGGGCGCTCAAGGCGACTCGGGTCCATTTAGCGCAGCAGGTGGTTGAACGGGCCTATGGGTCGATGGTGATTCACCAACGGGATCAGAGCGATGTGATTGAGGCCGGTCGGGCTATTTTAGCCACCATGGGGGCGAAACAGAGCGATAGGCAGCAGTGCAAAATCGCTTGGCAAGAGACTATTCGCGGCATGAGCCCCGATCATACGGTACTCATTAATCGTCAAGATCGGCGCGGTAATATGATTTTGCCGGGTCAAAGTATGTTTATTCTTGAGACTGAGCCGGCGGGCTATATCGTCTATGCGGCCAATCAGGCGGAGAAGGCGGCCGATATTTCGTTAATTGATGTACGGGCGGTCGGGGCTTATGGACGATTGATCCTCTCGGGGCGGGAGGGGGCGATCGACGAGGCGGCACAGGCGGCCATTACGGCGGTTAATAATCCCTCTGGAACTTAA
- a CDS encoding NUDIX domain-containing protein, which produces MHRLQLLTLLSHYTTRFMDEAAFVKNTLDFVQQHENCFDRELQIGHVTGSAWVVSRDRQQVLLLHHKKLDQWFQPGGHADGEADIVHVALKETAEESGLPEEAIHLVSDALFDVDIHTIAANLHDNRHLHFDIRFLVEVDERLPVPGNDESHQILWVPLYRTLQFNNNRSTYRMLEKTRRLQLHHFARSI; this is translated from the coding sequence ATGCACCGACTGCAACTGTTAACGCTGTTAAGTCACTACACGACCCGCTTTATGGATGAGGCGGCCTTTGTCAAAAATACGCTCGACTTTGTCCAACAGCACGAAAACTGCTTTGACAGAGAGCTACAGATAGGCCATGTGACCGGTTCAGCTTGGGTTGTCAGTCGTGATCGGCAGCAGGTACTGCTGCTGCACCATAAAAAGCTGGATCAGTGGTTTCAACCCGGCGGCCACGCCGATGGTGAGGCTGATATCGTTCATGTCGCCTTAAAGGAGACTGCCGAGGAGAGCGGCCTGCCTGAGGAGGCGATTCACTTGGTGAGCGACGCGCTGTTTGATGTCGATATCCATACGATTGCAGCTAATTTGCATGATAATCGCCATCTTCACTTCGATATTCGTTTTCTAGTCGAGGTCGATGAGAGGCTGCCGGTGCCTGGTAATGATGAGTCGCACCAAATTCTATGGGTGCCGCTCTATCGGACACTACAATTTAACAATAACCGCTCCACCTATCGGATGCTAGAGAAGACTCGGCGACTGCAGCTACATCATTTTGCTCGGTCTATTTAG
- a CDS encoding VWA domain-containing protein, which translates to MSIQLEEYREFLDSVPAIREVLEGTFHEAARLMSPTGLRDYLEGAKALCKLGRGNDLVITYLQEMPLVVKECGEDIINDCLTAAMKLSSMVSGEVITLLLSSLPSAARHLGDAELLRGYLTLMHQLSSTAARGVRPMLNHIDELLSKLTLSGLRRWANFGAQAYRRDFNNLTAYFNLESADSKAVLQRERRGVLFVKTQRKLNFYLRALWGRDFFLRPTGADYTDFRPYIEHHILHLPDAVDDIGSSENPILGLELYRATAAHMASHLCYTTSPLSAEQLSPAQLFFIGLLEDARVEYRAATEFPGLKKLWQTLLRLPQTERAEHETMPILESMALMLLDSEVQCDDEQLNRFAARFHANIDTKRDDNRFSWQMGLELFTIFSQRKAVPSLRILERIRIPYRDDNRYIWEFDELMWQSSGNHYLPASQRQVRRVMTIMEMANEVDCELAGDDAQEIWSCPDEMFPYEDDLTTTKSFNEMWGKEPISDPFHYPEWDYQIQLARPDWVTLYERRPLRANPADIDQILLEYRPIAHRIKQIIDLLTPEGVQRVRNMEDGDEIDINAAVDAMVAIRMGEQPSPRITMRNVIKSRDLAVVVLMDLSESTNETMAGTDKTVLQLTREAATLVSIAIQGIGDPFALHGFASDGRHDVHYYRFKDIGQKFDDEVKSRLAGMRGGLSTRMGAALRHAGYHLSKQPEQRKLILLVTDGEPADIDERDPQHLRHDTKKAVEELYSSGILTYCLTLDPHADHYVRRIFGDNNYTIIDHVDRLPEKLPLLFASLTK; encoded by the coding sequence ATGAGTATTCAGCTCGAAGAGTACCGAGAGTTTCTTGATAGTGTACCGGCGATAAGAGAGGTGCTAGAGGGTACCTTCCATGAGGCGGCACGACTGATGTCCCCCACCGGACTACGAGACTATCTGGAGGGAGCCAAAGCGCTATGCAAGCTAGGACGAGGGAATGATCTGGTCATTACCTACCTGCAAGAGATGCCACTGGTTGTCAAGGAGTGTGGCGAGGATATTATCAACGACTGCCTAACAGCGGCGATGAAACTCTCCTCCATGGTCTCAGGCGAGGTCATTACCCTACTATTAAGCAGCCTCCCTTCAGCGGCACGACATTTAGGGGATGCCGAGTTACTGCGCGGCTATCTCACACTGATGCATCAACTCTCCTCCACCGCCGCCCGTGGTGTGCGGCCGATGCTAAACCATATCGATGAGCTGCTCTCCAAACTGACCCTAAGCGGCCTGCGGCGCTGGGCCAATTTTGGCGCCCAAGCCTATCGACGAGACTTTAACAACCTGACCGCCTACTTTAACCTAGAGTCGGCCGACTCTAAAGCCGTACTGCAAAGAGAGCGGCGCGGGGTACTGTTCGTCAAAACTCAGCGCAAACTCAACTTCTACCTACGGGCACTGTGGGGTCGGGACTTCTTTCTGCGCCCAACGGGGGCCGACTATACCGACTTTAGGCCCTACATTGAACACCACATTCTGCACCTACCCGATGCCGTAGATGATATCGGTAGCAGCGAGAACCCCATTTTAGGGCTAGAGCTCTATCGCGCCACAGCGGCACACATGGCCTCGCATCTCTGCTACACCACCTCCCCCCTCTCGGCAGAGCAGCTAAGCCCAGCCCAACTCTTCTTTATCGGTCTATTAGAGGATGCCCGCGTTGAGTATCGAGCCGCCACCGAATTTCCCGGTCTAAAAAAGCTGTGGCAGACGCTGCTACGACTACCACAGACCGAGAGAGCAGAGCATGAAACCATGCCAATCTTAGAGTCTATGGCGCTTATGCTGCTCGATAGCGAAGTGCAGTGCGATGATGAGCAGCTCAACCGCTTCGCGGCCCGTTTTCATGCCAATATTGATACAAAACGGGATGATAATCGGTTCTCTTGGCAGATGGGACTGGAGCTATTTACTATTTTCAGTCAACGCAAGGCGGTACCAAGCCTGAGAATTTTAGAGCGCATTCGTATCCCCTATCGCGACGATAACCGCTATATCTGGGAGTTTGACGAGCTAATGTGGCAAAGCAGTGGTAACCACTATCTTCCCGCTAGCCAACGCCAAGTTCGGCGGGTCATGACGATTATGGAGATGGCCAACGAGGTCGATTGCGAACTCGCCGGTGATGATGCGCAGGAGATCTGGAGCTGTCCCGATGAGATGTTCCCCTACGAAGATGATCTCACCACCACCAAAAGCTTTAATGAGATGTGGGGTAAAGAGCCAATCTCCGATCCATTCCACTATCCGGAGTGGGACTACCAGATACAGCTCGCCCGCCCCGACTGGGTCACCCTCTATGAGCGACGCCCACTGCGTGCTAACCCAGCAGATATCGACCAAATTCTACTGGAGTACCGGCCGATAGCCCACCGCATTAAGCAGATTATCGATCTGCTCACCCCAGAGGGGGTACAGCGGGTGCGCAATATGGAAGATGGCGACGAAATCGATATTAATGCCGCCGTCGATGCCATGGTTGCCATTCGGATGGGAGAGCAGCCGAGCCCCCGTATCACCATGCGTAATGTGATCAAAAGCCGCGATTTAGCGGTAGTGGTGCTGATGGATCTCTCCGAATCGACCAACGAGACGATGGCCGGTACCGATAAGACGGTACTACAGTTAACCCGCGAGGCGGCCACTTTAGTCTCAATCGCCATTCAGGGGATTGGCGATCCTTTCGCCCTGCACGGCTTCGCCTCCGATGGACGCCACGATGTCCACTACTACCGTTTTAAAGATATCGGCCAAAAGTTTGATGACGAGGTCAAATCGCGACTCGCAGGAATGAGAGGGGGGCTATCAACCCGCATGGGGGCCGCTCTGCGCCACGCAGGCTACCACCTAAGCAAACAGCCAGAGCAGCGCAAACTAATCCTATTGGTGACCGATGGCGAGCCGGCCGATATCGATGAACGAGATCCACAACACCTGCGACACGACACCAAAAAGGCGGTTGAAGAGCTCTATAGCAGCGGGATCCTCACCTACTGTCTAACCCTTGATCCACACGCAGATCACTATGTCAGACGAATTTTTGGCGATAACAACTACACCATTATCGACCATGTCGATAGGCTACCAGAGAAGCTGCCGCTCCTATTTGCCAGTTTGACTAAATAG
- a CDS encoding CbbQ/NirQ/NorQ/GpvN family protein → MLEHTIDSQQYIVNTEPYYESVADEVALYEAAYNVRMPMMLKGPTGCGKSRFVEYMAWKLQRPLITVACNEDMTASDLVGRFLLDKDGTKWQDGPLTTAARLGAICYLDEIVEARQDTTVVIHPLTDHRRTLPLDKKGELVVAHPDFQLVISYNPGYQSLMKDLKQSTKQRFGGLDFDYPCEEKEVAIVAKESGVDSTTAAKLVQIAHRARNLKGHGLDEGISTRLLVYAGQLIHKGIEPASACSMTMVTPLTDDPDMRDTLKAAVQTFFG, encoded by the coding sequence ATGTTGGAACACACAATTGACTCACAGCAATATATAGTCAACACTGAGCCCTACTATGAGTCGGTCGCAGATGAGGTCGCCCTCTACGAGGCCGCCTACAATGTCCGTATGCCAATGATGTTAAAAGGGCCTACCGGATGTGGTAAGTCACGCTTTGTAGAGTATATGGCTTGGAAATTGCAGCGGCCACTCATTACCGTTGCCTGTAACGAAGATATGACCGCCTCTGATCTGGTCGGTCGCTTTCTACTCGATAAAGATGGCACCAAATGGCAAGATGGCCCGCTCACCACCGCCGCTCGCCTCGGCGCTATCTGCTATCTCGATGAGATCGTTGAGGCGCGTCAAGATACCACCGTGGTGATCCACCCCTTAACCGATCACCGCCGCACCCTCCCATTAGATAAGAAGGGGGAGTTAGTCGTCGCCCACCCCGATTTTCAGCTCGTCATCTCTTACAATCCTGGCTATCAGAGTCTCATGAAAGATCTGAAGCAGTCCACCAAACAGCGCTTTGGCGGTCTCGACTTTGACTACCCATGTGAAGAGAAAGAGGTAGCGATTGTTGCAAAAGAGTCGGGGGTTGATAGCACAACGGCCGCCAAACTGGTACAAATTGCCCATCGCGCCCGAAATCTGAAGGGTCACGGTCTGGATGAGGGGATTTCGACACGGCTGCTAGTCTATGCCGGTCAACTGATTCACAAAGGTATCGAACCGGCCTCGGCCTGTAGCATGACGATGGTGACACCACTCACTGACGATCCCGATATGCGAGATACCCTTAAGGCTGCGGTACAGACATTTTTTGGTTAG
- a CDS encoding ribulose bisphosphate carboxylase small subunit, translated as MSEMQDYNSSLSDISSRKFETFSYLEPMDSARIRSQIEYIVSKGWNPSIEHTEPENARGSYWYMWKLPMFGETNVDTILAECDACHQAHPNNHVRLLGLDNFAQCPGASMVVYHGTAV; from the coding sequence ATGAGTGAGATGCAAGACTACAACTCAAGCCTGAGCGATATCAGCAGTCGTAAATTTGAGACATTTTCCTATCTGGAGCCGATGGATAGTGCCCGTATCCGCAGCCAGATCGAGTATATTGTCTCTAAAGGCTGGAACCCATCTATTGAACATACCGAGCCTGAGAATGCGCGTGGTAGTTACTGGTATATGTGGAAGTTACCGATGTTTGGCGAAACCAATGTCGATACCATTTTAGCCGAGTGCGATGCGTGCCATCAAGCGCACCCGAATAACCATGTCCGCCTGCTTGGCTTAGATAACTTTGCCCAGTGCCCCGGTGCCTCGATGGTTGTCTATCACGGCACTGCGGTTTAA
- a CDS encoding form I ribulose bisphosphate carboxylase large subunit, with protein sequence MAKKYDAGVKEYRETYWMPEYTPVDTDILACFKVTPQPGVPREEVAAAVAAESSTGTWTTVWTDLLTDLDYYKGRAYAIEDVPGDDTCFYAFIAYPIDLFEEGSVVNVLTSLVGNVFGFKALRALRLEDIRFPVAYVMSCNGPPQGIQVERDIMNKYGRPMLGCTIKPKLGLSAKNYGRACYEGLRGGLDFTKDDENVNSQPFMRWKHRFDFVMEAIVKAEAETGERKGHYLNVTAPTADEMMKRAEYAKEIGAPIIMHDFLTSGFAANTQLARWCRDNGMLLHIHRAMHAVLDRNPHHGIHFRVLTKCLRLSGGDHLHSGTVVGKLEGDREATLGWIDIMRDSFIKEDRSRGIFFDQDWGSMPGVIPVASGGIHVWHMPALVSIFGDDSVLQFGGGTLGHPWGNAAGAAANRVAVEACVEARNQGRVLEKEGKEILTAAAKHSPELGAAMETWKEIKFEFDTVDKLDVSHK encoded by the coding sequence ATGGCTAAGAAGTATGATGCCGGTGTCAAAGAGTACCGCGAAACCTATTGGATGCCGGAGTACACTCCCGTCGATACCGATATTTTGGCATGTTTTAAAGTGACGCCTCAGCCCGGTGTCCCTCGGGAAGAGGTGGCGGCAGCCGTTGCGGCTGAATCTTCTACCGGAACATGGACAACCGTCTGGACTGATCTGTTAACCGATCTTGACTACTATAAAGGCCGCGCCTACGCCATCGAAGATGTCCCCGGAGATGATACCTGCTTCTACGCCTTTATCGCCTACCCCATCGATCTGTTTGAAGAGGGCTCGGTGGTTAATGTCCTGACCTCACTGGTGGGTAATGTCTTTGGTTTTAAAGCGCTACGAGCCCTGCGTCTGGAGGATATCCGCTTCCCAGTCGCCTATGTCATGAGCTGCAACGGCCCGCCCCAAGGGATTCAAGTTGAGCGCGACATTATGAACAAATATGGCCGCCCCATGCTCGGCTGTACGATTAAACCCAAGCTCGGTCTATCGGCTAAAAACTATGGCCGCGCCTGTTATGAGGGGCTGCGCGGTGGCCTCGACTTCACTAAAGATGACGAAAATGTCAACTCTCAGCCCTTTATGCGCTGGAAGCACCGCTTTGACTTCGTTATGGAGGCTATCGTCAAGGCGGAAGCTGAGACCGGCGAGCGCAAAGGCCACTATCTGAATGTGACCGCGCCGACAGCCGATGAGATGATGAAACGGGCTGAGTATGCTAAAGAGATTGGTGCCCCCATCATTATGCACGACTTTTTAACCAGTGGCTTTGCGGCCAACACCCAGCTCGCTCGCTGGTGTCGTGATAACGGTATGCTACTCCACATCCACCGCGCCATGCATGCGGTGCTCGACCGTAACCCTCACCACGGGATCCACTTTCGCGTCCTGACTAAGTGTCTGCGCCTCTCCGGCGGTGACCATCTCCACTCAGGTACCGTTGTCGGGAAACTCGAAGGTGATCGTGAGGCCACTTTAGGCTGGATCGATATTATGCGTGACTCCTTCATCAAAGAGGATCGCTCCCGTGGCATCTTCTTCGATCAAGATTGGGGCTCCATGCCTGGGGTGATTCCGGTCGCCTCTGGCGGCATCCATGTCTGGCACATGCCGGCACTGGTGAGCATCTTTGGGGATGACTCGGTACTACAGTTCGGTGGGGGTACCCTCGGACACCCTTGGGGTAACGCGGCGGGCGCTGCGGCCAATCGCGTTGCAGTTGAGGCGTGTGTTGAGGCGCGTAACCAAGGTCGAGTGCTGGAGAAAGAGGGCAAAGAGATTCTCACCGCAGCGGCTAAGCATAGCCCTGAGCTCGGTGCCGCCATGGAGACTTGGAAAGAGATTAAATTCGAGTTTGACACCGTCGATAAGCTCGATGTGTCGCACAAATAG
- a CDS encoding sigma-54-dependent Fis family transcriptional regulator, whose amino-acid sequence MSREILIVDDEPNAVTNLAHLCRKEGYRVTTTTSGAEAKQLIQQQRFDLILTDLHIDHTDGMTLLELSGRYQPDSAVIMITGFATLESAVAAMKAGAFHYIAKPFHLNEVRQIIRNALNVVDLKQENQQLKQQLEKRHTIPLIITQDSTMEQLLQMARQLATATTSVLISGESGTGKELLARYIHAHSGRHRRPFMAINCGALQEELLANELFGHEKGAFTGAAQRKTGLIEAANGSTLLLDEIGEMSLSMQVKLLRVLQEHEIQPLGSTSVTPVDVRILSATHRNMSHRVANGEFRQDLYYRLNVVELTLPPLRQRQGDIPLLALHFLRKHTRRMERNIDTIAPEVLDYLTHYPFPGNIRELENIIERAVALARGREICFTELPPHLQPEVQNSPHLRRSPLPPLTTLAEREAQYITEVLQRVGHNRTQAAKILGIDRVSLWRKMRRYQLDNGHDDPSSTQH is encoded by the coding sequence ATGAGTAGAGAGATCTTAATTGTCGATGACGAACCTAACGCAGTCACCAATCTCGCCCACCTCTGCCGTAAAGAGGGGTATCGGGTCACGACCACCACTAGCGGCGCAGAGGCGAAACAGCTCATCCAGCAGCAAAGATTCGATCTCATCCTTACCGATCTGCATATCGATCACACTGATGGCATGACACTACTAGAGCTAAGCGGTCGCTACCAACCCGATAGTGCAGTCATTATGATTACCGGCTTTGCCACGCTCGAATCGGCGGTAGCGGCGATGAAAGCGGGCGCATTTCACTATATCGCCAAACCCTTTCATCTGAATGAAGTTAGACAAATTATTCGTAACGCCCTCAATGTTGTCGATCTCAAACAAGAGAACCAGCAACTGAAACAGCAGCTCGAAAAACGCCACACTATCCCGCTCATTATCACCCAAGATTCGACCATGGAGCAGCTACTACAGATGGCACGACAGCTAGCCACCGCCACCACCAGCGTACTCATTAGTGGCGAGAGCGGTACCGGTAAAGAGCTACTAGCCCGCTATATTCACGCCCACAGTGGTCGCCACCGCCGCCCCTTTATGGCGATTAACTGCGGTGCGCTACAGGAGGAGCTGCTAGCGAACGAACTCTTCGGCCACGAAAAAGGGGCATTTACCGGCGCGGCACAGCGCAAAACCGGACTGATTGAAGCGGCTAACGGCAGTACCCTACTCCTCGATGAGATTGGTGAAATGTCACTATCGATGCAAGTAAAGCTACTGCGGGTACTGCAAGAGCACGAGATACAGCCACTAGGCTCCACCTCAGTCACACCGGTCGATGTGCGTATCTTATCGGCGACCCATCGCAATATGTCGCATAGGGTCGCGAACGGCGAATTTCGCCAAGATCTCTACTATCGTCTCAATGTAGTAGAGCTAACGCTGCCGCCACTGCGACAGCGCCAAGGCGATATCCCACTGCTAGCGCTCCACTTTTTACGCAAACATACTCGGCGCATGGAGCGCAATATCGACACAATAGCGCCAGAAGTGCTCGACTACCTAACCCACTACCCCTTCCCCGGCAACATTCGTGAACTAGAGAATATTATCGAACGGGCGGTCGCTCTCGCCCGAGGGAGAGAGATCTGCTTCACCGAACTCCCCCCTCACCTACAGCCAGAGGTGCAGAATTCACCGCACTTACGTCGCTCCCCCCTCCCCCCCTTAACGACCCTCGCCGAACGAGAAGCGCAATATATTACCGAAGTCTTACAGCGAGTCGGCCATAACCGCACCCAAGCTGCCAAAATTCTCGGCATCGATAGAGTCTCCCTATGGCGCAAAATGAGGCGCTACCAACTCGATAACGGCCATGACGATCCCTCTTCAACCCAGCACTAA